CGCGAGCGCGCGCTGGCGGCGGGCAAGGTCTACGAGCTGCACTACGGCGACATGGGTGACTCGTCGAGCCTGAACCGGATCGTGGCGCTGGTGCGCCCGACCGAGGTCTACAACCTGGCCGCGCAGTCTCACGTGGCGGTGTCGTTCGAGCAGCCCGAGTACACCGCCGACGTCGACGGCACCGGTGTGCTGCGCCTGCTCGAGGCGCTGCGCTCGAACAAGGTCGACGCGCGCTTCTACCAGGCCTCGACCTCGGAGCTCTACGGCCAGGTCGAAGAGACGCCGCAGACCGAGAGCACGCCCTTCCACCCGCGCTCGCCCTACGGCGTGGCCAAGGCCTACGCCTTCTGGATCGTGAAGAACTACCGCGAGGCGTACCGCATGCACGCCTCGAACGGCATCCTGTTCAACCACGAGTCACCGCGGCGCGGCGAGAACTTCGCCTCGCGCAAAGTCACGCTCGGGCTGGCGCAGATCGCGGCCGGCAAGCTCGCGGTGCTGCGCATGGGCAACATCGACTCGAAGCGCGACTACGGCTACGCGCCCGACTTCGTGGAGATGATGTGGGTCATGCTGCAGCAGCCCGCGCCCGACGACTTCGTGGTGGCCACGGGCGAGACCCACTCGATCCGCGAGTTCATCGAGCGCGCCGCGCGCGTGTGCGGCTGGGAGCTGGTGTGGTCGGGCAAGGGCACCGACGAGAAGGGC
The sequence above is drawn from the Myxococcota bacterium genome and encodes:
- the gmd gene encoding GDP-mannose 4,6-dehydratase encodes the protein MSRKVALITGVTGQDGSYLAELLLDKGYEVHGIARRTSLFNRTRIDPARERALAAGKVYELHYGDMGDSSSLNRIVALVRPTEVYNLAAQSHVAVSFEQPEYTADVDGTGVLRLLEALRSNKVDARFYQASTSELYGQVEETPQTESTPFHPRSPYGVAKAYAFWIVKNYREAYRMHASNGILFNHESPRRGENFASRKVTLGLAQIAAGKLAVLRMGNIDSKRDYGYAPDFVEMMWVMLQQPAPDDFVVATGETHSIREFIERAARVCGWELVWSGKGTDEKGRDRRTGKLLVEIDPRFFRPAEVDLLLGNPAKAKRKLGWEPRVRFPELVEIMMKADLEGVGGR